From the genome of Helicobacter pylori, one region includes:
- a CDS encoding outer membrane protein, with product MRALLKMLVGTSLLTHALAAKEESAAPSWTKNLYMGVNYQTGSINLMTNIHEVREVTNYQTGYTNIMTSVNSVKKLTNMGSNGIGLVMGYNHFFHPDKILGLRYFAFLDWQGYGMRYPKGYYGGNNMITYGVGVDAIWNFFQGSFYQDDIGVDIGVFGGIAIAGNSWYIGSKGQELLGITNSSAVDNTSFQFLFNFGLKALFVDEHEFEIGFKFPTINNKYYTTDALKVQMRRVFAFYVGYNYHF from the coding sequence TTGAGAGCCTTGTTAAAAATGTTAGTTGGCACAAGCTTGCTAACACACGCCTTAGCCGCTAAAGAAGAAAGCGCAGCACCTTCTTGGACAAAAAATTTGTATATGGGAGTCAATTACCAAACAGGTTCTATCAATTTAATGACTAATATCCATGAAGTTAGAGAAGTTACTAACTATCAAACCGGTTACACCAATATTATGACTAGCGTTAATAGCGTTAAAAAACTCACCAACATGGGATCTAATGGGATTGGATTAGTCATGGGCTATAACCACTTTTTCCATCCGGATAAAATCTTGGGCTTGCGCTATTTTGCTTTTTTAGATTGGCAAGGCTATGGCATGAGATACCCTAAAGGCTATTATGGCGGCAATAACATGATCACTTATGGCGTGGGCGTGGATGCGATATGGAATTTTTTTCAAGGGAGTTTCTATCAAGATGATATTGGCGTGGATATTGGCGTTTTTGGGGGGATTGCGATTGCAGGGAATAGTTGGTATATTGGCAGTAAAGGGCAGGAATTATTAGGCATCACTAACAGCAGTGCGGTTGATAACACCTCTTTTCAATTCCTTTTTAATTTTGGTCTCAAGGCTTTATTTGTAGATGAACATGAATTTGAAATCGGTTTTAAATTCCCCACTATTAATAACAAATACTACACCACTGATGCGCTCAAGGTTCAAATGCGTAGGGTCTTTGCCTTTTATGTGGGGTATAATTACCACTTCTAA
- a CDS encoding tetraacyldisaccharide 4'-kinase, producing MKSDKPFLERYFYNPTLLQKGLIFALYPFSLIYQGIATLKRKTAKKHDFKIPIISIGNLIAGGSGKTPFILGIAPRYQEVAVVSRGYQRDSKGLVVVSVKGNILVSQKTAGDEAYLLALNLKQASVIVSEKRELGVLKALELGAKIVFLDDGFRFNFNQFNALLKPKVPPYYPFCLPSGLYRESVKSYKEAHLVITEDKDYKRITSITRPTKRMLLVTAIANPSRLDAFLPKEVVKKWYFRDHAPFDLKLLEKEFYKNNATSLLVTSKDLVKLQDCNLPLSVLDLKLEICPKILEQIDHYILSYPCNTKEHL from the coding sequence ATGAAAAGCGATAAACCCTTTTTAGAACGCTATTTTTATAATCCCACTCTTTTGCAAAAGGGGTTGATTTTTGCGCTCTATCCTTTTTCTTTAATCTATCAAGGCATCGCCACCCTTAAACGAAAAACCGCCAAAAAACATGATTTTAAAATCCCCATTATCAGCATAGGTAATTTGATCGCTGGGGGAAGCGGTAAAACGCCCTTTATTTTAGGAATCGCTCCAAGATACCAAGAAGTAGCGGTTGTCTCTAGGGGGTACCAACGAGATTCTAAAGGCTTAGTAGTGGTGAGCGTTAAAGGAAACATTTTAGTTTCTCAAAAAACAGCGGGCGATGAAGCCTATCTTTTAGCCTTAAATTTAAAACAAGCGAGCGTGATTGTGAGCGAAAAAAGAGAGCTTGGCGTTTTAAAAGCCCTTGAATTAGGGGCAAAGATCGTGTTTTTAGACGATGGTTTTAGGTTTAATTTCAACCAATTCAATGCGCTTTTAAAGCCTAAAGTCCCCCCCTACTACCCCTTTTGTTTGCCCAGCGGGTTGTATAGAGAAAGCGTTAAAAGCTATAAAGAAGCCCATTTAGTCATTACAGAAGATAAGGATTATAAAAGAATAACCTCTATCACCCGCCCCACCAAACGCATGCTTTTAGTAACGGCTATCGCTAATCCTAGCAGGCTTGATGCGTTTTTGCCCAAAGAAGTGGTTAAAAAATGGTATTTTAGAGACCATGCCCCTTTTGATTTGAAGCTTTTAGAAAAAGAGTTTTATAAAAATAACGCCACTTCCTTATTGGTTACTTCAAAAGATCTCGTCAAATTACAAGATTGCAACTTGCCCTTAAGCGTATTGGATTTAAAGCTAGAAATTTGCCCTAAAATTTTAGAGCAGATCGATCATTATATCCTTTCTTATCCTTGTAATACAAAAGAACATCTATAA
- the flgH gene encoding flagellar basal body L-ring protein FlgH — MKEVLYLGTVAFSVAFSIASANEPKIDFNPPNYVEETPSKEFIPELNKLGSLFGQGERPLFADRRAMKPNDLITIIVSEKASANYSSSKDYKSASGGNSTPPRLTYNGLDERKKKEVQYLDDKNNYNFTKSSNNTNFKGGGSQKKSEDLEIVLSARIIKVLENGNYFIYGNKEVLVDGEKQILKVSGVIRPYDIERNNTIQSKFLADAKIEYTNLGHLSDSNKKKFAADAMETQMPY; from the coding sequence ATGAAAGAAGTGCTTTATTTAGGGACTGTTGCGTTTAGCGTTGCATTCAGCATAGCATCAGCCAATGAGCCAAAAATTGATTTTAACCCTCCTAATTATGTAGAAGAAACCCCCTCTAAAGAATTTATCCCTGAATTGAACAAGTTGGGGAGTTTGTTTGGGCAGGGCGAGCGCCCTTTATTTGCGGATAGGAGGGCGATGAAGCCTAACGATTTGATCACAATCATTGTCTCTGAAAAAGCGAGCGCAAATTATTCCAGCTCTAAAGATTATAAAAGCGCTTCAGGGGGTAATTCCACGCCCCCAAGACTCACTTATAACGGGCTAGATGAAAGAAAGAAAAAAGAAGTGCAGTATTTAGACGATAAGAATAATTACAATTTCACCAAATCTAGCAATAACACGAATTTTAAAGGCGGTGGCTCGCAAAAAAAGAGCGAAGATTTAGAGATTGTGTTGAGCGCTCGAATCATTAAAGTGCTAGAAAACGGAAATTATTTCATCTATGGGAATAAGGAGGTGCTAGTGGATGGGGAAAAGCAAATCCTTAAGGTGAGTGGGGTGATCCGCCCTTATGATATTGAAAGGAATAACACCATCCAATCCAAGTTTTTAGCCGACGCTAAGATTGAATACACGAATTTAGGGCATTTGAGCGATTCCAATAAAAAGAAATTCGCTGCTGATGCGATGGAAACCCAAATGCCTTATTGA
- a CDS encoding NAD+ synthase translates to MQKDYQKLIVYLCDFLEKEAQRRGFKKVVYGLSGGLDSAVVGVLCQKVFKENAHALLMPSSVSMPESKTDALNLCETFSIPYTEYSIAPYDAIFGSHFKDASLTRKGNFCARLRMAFLYDYSLKSDSLVIGTSNKSERMLGYGTLFGDLACAINPIGELFKTEVYKLACHLNIPKKILNKPPSADLFVGQSDEKDLGYPYSVIDPLLKDIEALFQTKPIHLETLTQLGYDEILVKNIISRIQKNAFKSELPTIAQKFNPK, encoded by the coding sequence ATGCAAAAAGATTACCAAAAACTCATCGTTTATTTATGCGATTTTTTAGAAAAAGAAGCGCAAAGACGAGGCTTTAAAAAAGTTGTTTATGGGCTGAGTGGGGGGCTAGATAGCGCGGTCGTTGGAGTGCTGTGCCAAAAAGTTTTTAAAGAAAACGCCCATGCCCTTTTAATGCCCTCTTCAGTCTCTATGCCAGAAAGTAAAACAGACGCTTTAAATTTGTGTGAAACATTTTCTATCCCTTATACAGAATATTCTATCGCTCCCTATGATGCCATCTTTGGCTCTCATTTTAAAGACGCAAGCCTTACCAGAAAGGGGAATTTTTGCGCAAGATTACGCATGGCTTTTTTATACGACTATTCTTTAAAAAGCGATTCTTTAGTCATTGGCACGAGCAATAAAAGCGAAAGAATGCTAGGCTATGGCACTTTATTTGGGGATTTGGCGTGCGCGATTAACCCGATTGGGGAATTATTTAAAACCGAAGTTTATAAACTCGCTTGCCATTTAAATATCCCTAAAAAGATTTTAAATAAGCCCCCTAGTGCGGATTTATTTGTGGGGCAAAGCGATGAAAAAGATTTGGGCTATCCTTATAGTGTGATCGATCCTTTATTAAAGGATATTGAAGCGTTGTTCCAAACAAAGCCCATCCATTTAGAAACGCTCACTCAATTAGGCTATGATGAAATTTTAGTAAAAAACATCATAAGCCGTATCCAAAAAAACGCTTTTAAATCAGAATTACCCACTATCGCTCAAAAGTTTAACCCTAAATGA
- the pseF gene encoding pseudaminic acid cytidylyltransferase, translating to MRAIAIVLARSSSKRIRNKNIIDFFNKPMLAYPIEAALNSKLFEKVFISSDSMEYVHLAKNYGASFLNLRPKVLADDRATTLEVMAYHMKELELKDEDIACCLYGTSVLLQEKHLKNAFETLKENTDYVFTCSPFSASPYRSFSLENGVQMAFKEHLNMRTQDLKTLYHDAGLLYMGKAQAFKEMRPIFSQNSVALELSPLEVQDIDTLEDLELAKLKYSRLKNACQ from the coding sequence ATGAGAGCGATCGCTATTGTTTTAGCTAGAAGTTCCAGTAAAAGGATCAGGAATAAAAATATTATTGATTTTTTCAATAAACCTATGCTCGCTTACCCCATTGAAGCGGCGCTAAATTCCAAGCTCTTTGAAAAGGTGTTTATCTCTAGCGATAGCATGGAGTATGTCCATTTAGCGAAAAATTATGGGGCGAGTTTTTTGAATTTACGCCCTAAAGTTTTAGCGGATGACAGAGCCACGACTTTAGAGGTGATGGCCTATCACATGAAAGAATTAGAGTTAAAAGATGAAGATATTGCGTGTTGTTTGTATGGCACATCAGTGCTTTTACAAGAAAAGCATTTAAAAAACGCTTTTGAAACTTTAAAAGAAAATACGGATTATGTTTTCACATGTTCTCCATTTAGTGCTTCGCCCTATCGTTCTTTTAGCCTTGAAAACGGCGTTCAAATGGCTTTTAAAGAGCATTTAAACATGCGCACGCAAGATTTAAAAACGCTCTATCATGACGCAGGATTGCTTTATATGGGGAAGGCTCAAGCCTTTAAAGAAATGCGGCCTATTTTCAGTCAAAATTCTGTCGCTTTAGAATTATCGCCTTTAGAAGTCCAAGATATTGACACTTTAGAAGATTTAGAATTAGCCAAGCTCAAATACAGCCGTTTGAAAAACGCATGCCAGTAA
- the tatA gene encoding twin-arginine translocase TatA/TatE family subunit, with translation MGGFTSIWHWVIVLLVIVLLFGAKKIPELAKGLGSGIKNFKKAVKDDEEEAKNEPKTLDAQAVQTKVHESSEIKSKQES, from the coding sequence ATGGGCGGGTTCACAAGCATATGGCATTGGGTCATTGTTTTATTAGTGATTGTGTTGTTATTTGGGGCTAAAAAGATCCCAGAGTTGGCTAAGGGTTTAGGCAGTGGGATTAAAAATTTCAAAAAAGCCGTGAAAGACGATGAAGAAGAGGCTAAAAACGAGCCAAAAACCCTAGACGCTCAAGCAGTGCAAACCAAAGTGCATGAGAGTAGCGAAATTAAAAGCAAACAAGAAAGTTAA
- the ilvC gene encoding ketol-acid reductoisomerase — translation MALPVYYDKDIGLGVIQSLQVGIIGYGAQGEAQALNLRDSKVKARIGLYQGSLSTSKAKAEGFEVLEVKELARQSDVIMVLLPDELHKEVLEKEVIPFLKEGQIVGFAHGFSVHFNQVILPKGVGVILVAPKGPGSALREEYLKNRGLYHLIAIEQESSKNNAKAVALSYAKAMGGGRMGVLETSFKEECESDLFGEQAVLCGGLEAIVRMGFETLIKAGYPEELAYFECVHEVKLVADLLHYKGIEGLRKHISNTAEFGAIKNREPMENRLEKRMQKILKKIQNGSFAKDFLLEKSLNYPRLNTERKALKETKIEQIGEILRAPFNHKK, via the coding sequence TTGGCATTACCCGTTTATTATGATAAAGACATTGGTTTAGGCGTTATCCAATCCTTACAAGTGGGCATTATTGGCTATGGCGCACAAGGAGAAGCCCAAGCGCTCAATTTGAGGGACTCTAAAGTGAAAGCGCGTATTGGCTTGTATCAGGGGAGTTTGAGCACTTCAAAAGCAAAAGCAGAGGGCTTTGAGGTGCTAGAAGTCAAAGAATTAGCCCGACAATCTGATGTGATCATGGTATTACTCCCGGACGAATTGCATAAGGAAGTGTTAGAAAAAGAAGTGATTCCTTTTTTAAAAGAGGGGCAAATTGTGGGCTTTGCTCATGGTTTTAGCGTGCATTTCAATCAGGTTATTCTTCCAAAAGGCGTTGGCGTGATTTTAGTCGCGCCAAAAGGGCCAGGGAGCGCTTTAAGAGAGGAATACCTTAAAAATAGGGGCTTATACCATTTGATCGCCATAGAGCAAGAAAGTTCAAAAAATAACGCTAAAGCAGTGGCTTTAAGCTACGCTAAAGCGATGGGTGGGGGGAGAATGGGGGTTTTAGAAACGAGCTTTAAAGAAGAATGCGAGAGCGATTTATTCGGCGAGCAAGCGGTTTTGTGCGGGGGGTTAGAAGCGATTGTGAGAATGGGGTTTGAAACTTTAATTAAGGCAGGATACCCTGAAGAATTAGCCTATTTTGAATGCGTGCATGAAGTGAAATTAGTGGCGGATTTATTGCATTATAAGGGGATAGAGGGCTTAAGGAAACATATTTCTAACACCGCTGAATTTGGAGCGATTAAAAATAGAGAGCCTATGGAAAATCGGTTGGAAAAACGCATGCAAAAAATCTTAAAAAAGATCCAAAACGGCTCATTCGCTAAGGATTTTTTACTAGAAAAGAGTTTGAATTACCCTAGGTTAAACACAGAGAGGAAAGCCCTTAAAGAGACTAAAATAGAACAAATTGGGGAAATTTTACGTGCCCCATTCAATCATAAAAAATAA
- the gmk gene encoding guanylate kinase, whose protein sequence is MHNDFNLLILSGPSGAGKSTLTKYLQEKIPKTHFSLSTTTRKPREGEVDGLHYNFVSKEEFKQGIEKGQFLEWAIVHNHYYGTSKIPVEKALKEGKIVIFDIDVQGHEILKKHYPNACSVFISTKNQEILKERLLLRGTDSKETIEKRLINAYKEMQCLESFDYLIINEDLEKSKEIILSIAKTLVHRLKAFNFEKICKAWKNESL, encoded by the coding sequence ATGCATAATGATTTTAATTTACTCATCCTTTCAGGCCCTAGCGGAGCGGGTAAAAGCACCCTTACAAAGTATTTGCAAGAAAAAATCCCAAAAACCCATTTTTCCCTTTCCACCACCACACGAAAGCCTAGAGAGGGCGAAGTTGATGGCTTGCATTATAACTTTGTCAGCAAAGAAGAATTCAAACAAGGCATAGAAAAAGGGCAGTTTTTAGAGTGGGCGATCGTGCATAACCACTATTATGGCACTTCTAAAATCCCTGTAGAAAAAGCCTTAAAAGAGGGCAAAATCGTCATTTTTGATATTGATGTGCAAGGGCATGAGATCCTTAAAAAGCATTACCCCAACGCATGCTCTGTGTTTATTAGCACTAAAAACCAAGAAATTTTAAAAGAGCGCTTGCTTTTAAGGGGGACGGATTCTAAAGAGACGATAGAAAAACGCTTGATCAACGCTTATAAAGAAATGCAGTGCTTGGAGAGCTTTGATTACCTTATCATCAATGAAGATTTAGAAAAATCCAAAGAAATCATCTTAAGCATCGCAAAAACTTTAGTCCATCGCTTAAAAGCGTTTAATTTTGAAAAAATATGCAAGGCTTGGAAAAACGAATCCTTATAA
- the pseH gene encoding UDP-4-amino-4,6-dideoxy-N-acetyl-beta-L-altrosamine N-acetyltransferase: protein MKKNYSYKNIHAIDFTRLNDEEKLLVLEFRNHPNTALWMYSDFISLKTHLQFIEDLKNSPNHRYFLFKEEGVYLGVGSITKINFFHKHGYLGIYKNPFLKNKGETILKALECIAFEEFQLNSLHLEVMENNFKAIAFYEKNHYELEGRLKGFISKEKGFIDVLLYYKDKKGYNDRSALKF from the coding sequence TTGAAAAAAAATTATTCTTATAAAAATATCCACGCGATTGATTTCACCCGTTTAAACGATGAAGAAAAGTTGTTGGTTTTAGAGTTTCGTAACCACCCAAACACTGCCTTATGGATGTATAGCGATTTTATTTCTTTAAAAACGCATTTGCAATTCATAGAAGATTTAAAAAACTCGCCTAACCACCGGTATTTTTTGTTTAAAGAAGAGGGCGTTTATTTAGGGGTTGGCTCTATCACTAAAATCAATTTTTTTCATAAGCATGGGTATTTGGGGATCTATAAAAACCCTTTTTTGAAGAATAAAGGAGAGACTATTTTAAAAGCCTTAGAATGCATCGCTTTTGAAGAGTTCCAATTAAATTCTTTACATTTAGAAGTGATGGAAAACAATTTCAAAGCGATCGCTTTTTATGAAAAAAACCATTATGAGTTAGAGGGGCGTTTGAAAGGCTTTATCTCTAAAGAAAAGGGATTTATAGATGTTCTTTTGTATTACAAGGATAAGAAAGGATATAATGATCGATCTGCTCTAAAATTTTAG
- a CDS encoding phospholipase D-like domain-containing protein, whose product MLDKFKKIVGVSVLVGCLGVLQAKNSLFVLPYEQRDALNSLVSGISNARESVKIAIYSFTHRDIARAIKSVASRGVKVQIIYDYESNHNNKQSTIGYLDKYPNTKVCLLKGLKAKNGNYYGIMHQKVAIIDDKIVFLGSANWSKNAFENNYEVLLKTDDTETILKAKSYYQKMLGSCVGF is encoded by the coding sequence ATGTTAGACAAGTTTAAAAAAATCGTTGGCGTTAGTGTGTTAGTGGGCTGTTTAGGGGTTTTGCAAGCTAAAAACAGCTTATTTGTCTTACCTTATGAGCAAAGAGACGCTCTCAATTCTTTGGTTTCTGGCATTAGTAACGCCAGAGAGAGCGTGAAAATCGCTATCTATAGTTTCACGCACAGAGATATTGCAAGAGCGATTAAAAGCGTAGCGAGTAGGGGGGTTAAGGTGCAAATCATTTATGATTATGAAAGCAATCATAATAACAAGCAATCCACTATTGGCTATCTGGACAAATACCCTAACACGAAAGTGTGCTTATTGAAAGGGCTTAAGGCTAAAAACGGGAATTATTACGGCATCATGCACCAAAAAGTAGCGATCATTGATGATAAGATCGTGTTTTTAGGCTCAGCGAACTGGAGCAAAAACGCTTTTGAAAACAATTATGAAGTGCTTTTAAAAACCGATGACACAGAGACAATCCTCAAAGCCAAGAGTTACTACCAAAAGATGTTAGGGAGTTGCGTTGGGTTTTAA
- the argS gene encoding arginine--tRNA ligase, with translation MHTLIKGVLEEILEEEVIIEYPKDREHGHYATPIAFNLAKVFKKSPLVIAEELALKISTHEKTQGLFDSVVACKGYINFTLSLDFLERFTQKALELKEQFGSQPKSERSQKIFLEFVSANPTGPLHIGHARGAVFGDSLAKIARFLGHEVLCEYYVNDMGSQIRLLGLSVWLAYREHVLKESVTYPEVFYKGEYIIEIAKKAHNDLEPSLFKENEETIIEVLSGYAKDLMLLEIKDNLDALGIHFDSYASEKEIFKHKDAVFERLEKANALYEKDSKIWLQSSLYQDESDRVLIKEDKSYTYLAGDIVYHDEKFKQNYTKYINIWGADHHGYIARVKASLEFLDYDSNKLEVLLAQMVRLLKDNEPYKMSKRAGNFILIKDVIDDVGRDALRFIFLSKRLDTHLEFDVNTLKKQDSSNPIYYIHYANSRIHTMLEKSPFSKEEVLQTPLTHLNAEEKYLLFSALSLPKVIESSFEEYGLQKMCEYAKTLASEFHRFYNAGKILDTPKAKELLKICLMVSLSLSNAFKLLGIEIKTKISAKD, from the coding sequence ATGCACACTCTCATTAAGGGCGTTTTAGAAGAGATTTTAGAAGAAGAAGTCATTATTGAATACCCTAAAGACAGAGAGCATGGGCATTACGCTACGCCCATTGCTTTCAATCTCGCCAAAGTTTTTAAAAAATCGCCCTTAGTTATCGCTGAAGAGTTAGCCCTTAAAATCAGCACACATGAAAAAACTCAAGGGCTTTTTGACAGCGTAGTGGCTTGTAAGGGCTATATCAATTTCACGCTTTCTTTAGATTTTTTAGAGCGTTTCACCCAAAAGGCTTTAGAATTAAAAGAACAATTTGGCTCTCAGCCTAAAAGCGAGCGTTCTCAAAAAATCTTTTTAGAATTTGTGAGCGCTAACCCCACAGGACCCTTACACATAGGGCATGCTAGAGGGGCGGTGTTTGGCGATAGTTTGGCTAAAATCGCTCGCTTTTTAGGACATGAAGTTTTGTGCGAATATTATGTCAATGACATGGGATCTCAAATCCGCTTGCTAGGGCTTTCTGTATGGCTCGCTTACAGAGAGCATGTTTTAAAAGAAAGCGTAACTTATCCGGAAGTCTTTTACAAAGGCGAATACATCATTGAAATCGCTAAAAAGGCCCACAACGATTTAGAGCCAAGCCTTTTTAAAGAAAACGAAGAGACGATTATTGAAGTTTTAAGCGGCTATGCTAAGGATCTAATGCTTTTAGAAATTAAAGATAATTTAGACGCTTTAGGCATTCATTTTGATTCTTATGCGAGCGAAAAAGAAATTTTTAAACATAAAGATGCGGTGTTTGAACGATTAGAAAAAGCGAACGCCCTTTATGAAAAGGATTCTAAAATCTGGCTCCAATCTTCACTCTACCAGGATGAAAGCGATCGGGTGCTCATTAAAGAAGATAAGAGCTACACTTATTTAGCCGGCGATATTGTCTATCATGATGAAAAATTTAAGCAAAATTACACCAAATACATCAACATTTGGGGGGCAGACCACCACGGCTATATCGCTAGAGTGAAAGCCAGCCTTGAGTTTTTGGACTATGATTCCAACAAGCTTGAAGTCTTGCTCGCTCAAATGGTGCGCTTGCTCAAAGATAACGAGCCTTACAAGATGAGTAAAAGAGCGGGTAATTTCATTTTGATTAAAGATGTGATTGATGATGTGGGTAGAGACGCTTTAAGGTTTATTTTTTTAAGCAAACGGCTTGACACCCATTTAGAATTTGATGTCAATACTTTAAAGAAGCAAGACAGCTCCAACCCTATTTACTATATCCATTACGCTAATTCGCGCATCCACACCATGCTAGAAAAATCGCCCTTTTCTAAAGAAGAGGTTTTGCAAACCCCTTTAACCCATTTAAACGCTGAAGAAAAATACCTACTTTTTAGTGCTTTAAGCTTGCCTAAAGTCATTGAATCTTCTTTTGAAGAATACGGCTTGCAAAAAATGTGCGAATACGCAAAAACCCTCGCTTCAGAATTCCACCGCTTCTATAACGCTGGTAAAATCTTAGACACCCCTAAAGCTAAAGAGCTTTTAAAAATTTGTTTAATGGTGAGTTTGAGTTTAAGCAACGCTTTCAAACTTTTAGGTATAGAGATAAAAACCAAAATTTCCGCTAAAGATTAA